AACATTGGTACATTGAGTCACCAAGTTCTTACCAATCCAGGAGTCCAATTTCTCCAATCCAACTTCCCAATGGACTTGTTTCTCAAGTTGACGATCTCTCTAATATCAAACACTTTCCTCGACTTCCTGTTTCCTTGTTTACCAGAAACGACCTGTGTCTCCTTTGCAGCTTCTCCCTTCACATCTTCAGCTTCAATTCCTACTGGTTCAGGAATAACATCACCCTGTGGGGATAGTCCGTTGATGATGTCTCCAAGCATCTCCACCACATCGCTCATTTTAGGGCGCGATTTCGGTTGCTTCATCAGGCACTTATTGGCAAGAGAAGCAAGTTTCTGAGCTGACTTGATACAATACTGTCCTTCAAGTCGCGGGTCTAGAATAAGGGAGAATTTCTTTGAATCCGAAACATAAGGTCTGACCCAATCCAAAAGCTTCTGCTCACTCCGAGGTAGATTCCTTTCCACTGCCCGTCTTCCTGTGATGAGTTCGTAAAGAACCACCCCGAAGCTCCATACGTCACTCTTAGCAGTCAGCCGGCCCGTATGCACGTACTCTGGAGCTGCATAACCAATTGTTCCTACAACCTTAGAGAGAACGGATTTTGTCAGTGATGCAGATTGAAGTTGAGAAGTACTAGTATCTTCTCTTGGCCAAAAACTTCAAATATATCCTACCTATCCACGGTGCAAAAAATAATCAAGTGAAAACTGGTGATGGTGGCAGAGCAAAAGGTTTTTCTGAGACTAAAAGTGTTGGGAAAGCTACGCCAACTAAGAAATGCTTTCATTCTCGTTGTCCTCACTGTAAAATGATGGGAACATTCCACAAACAGATGGCTTGACTTACCGTTGTTGATACATGACTCAGCCCTTCAGCCGGTCCCTGCCTAGCCAATCCAAAATCTGAGAGCTTAGCATTGAAGTTTTCATCTAACAGGATGTTCGATGTCTTAAAATCTCGGAAAATTAGCTGCATAAAGCAAGCAGCGAAATTCAATGTACTTGCCAGCAAAGGGAAACACTTTCACTAGGTAATGCATTTTCCAAGCATTCCTGCCTGCCTCTCTCACAGCATTCTTTCCAAGCAAACCTATATGTAAGAAAGCTGCTGTCAGAGCATGAGCATCTGAAACTGCTTTTGAGTAATGTACCTGAAAATCCATTTCTTCATGCAGGTATGCCAGTCCACGAGCAGCATCCTGAGCGATTTTCAACCTTACTTTCCAGGAAAGAGGCGATGGCACCCGCGCAAGGAGATGATCTTCCAAGCTTTTAttttgcatgaattcatagaccAAAAGGCGTTGAATCCCCCTCTCATCGTCCTCAGCACAATAACCGACAAGCTTGACAAGATTTGGGTGCTTGACTACACCAAGAAAATTTACTTCATTAATCCACTCCTTATGCCCCTGAATATTGGACATAGTTTCAGTCAAATCGTGCAGTTCTTTTCTTAAGACTCTTACAAGTTTCATAAAGCATTCcaaccacatttttttttttttttttttttatgacccaaggaacccccgcacggccggcagccggggggtaaaccctggGGGCAAGCATTCCAACCACATTAAGCCCTACAGAAGGAGAAAATACTCTGAATCATAACAATATAGTATTCTTTTTCGATAAAGTAGTCTGAATTTCTCAGTTAAGATCTCAACCAACTGTACAATCAGCCAATACATACAATTGTTGATTTTTCCAGTTGCATAAAATAGCCCTAGGAATAGAAACATACATCATATCCCACCGGCATCTAGCGCTAAGCACAGTAACTACTTTACTAATTACTTCCGACGAGATGCGAGCAAATTCAATGCATAGATTTTATATCCGGCCGATTTGATGCGTAAAAACCGCTCTCGACACCGCCACAGACGATCTTTGTAACCAAATTCTAAGTCAGCGAATGGAACACACAGTGCTAAGAATCCCAAATGGCACCGCTACACAATATCAAGTCATGGACATCGCGCATTGAAGAGCTTAGAAATTACAAGCAACGGAATAAGAAGAAAATCCGTGCCTGGAAGCCGTTGCGATTCAGCTGCTTCACAGCGACGTCCATCCTGGAATCGGAACCGTCCGGGGCGCCACCAGGAACGGGGACGACGCCTCTGTACACGCAGCCGAACCCTCCCTCGCCGATCATGAGGGCTCTGCTGAACCCTCTGGTGGCCGATTTGAGGTCCGCGAAGGAGAAGACGCGCAGATCGTTGGCACGGCGCTGGGTCAGCAGCTCGTAGAAGGCCAGGGAGTCGCCGAAGTCCCTGGAATCGGAGTCGAACTCGGAGCGCCTGGTGTCGGCGGTGCTGGAGGCGACGCTGAAGGAGCGGGCCCACGACACCTTGGAGGCCCTGGAGAAGACGACGCCGTCCTCCTCGTCTCGTCTCTCTCCGTTGGTGAAGTGGAAGCACTTCATCTCCTCCCTCTCGCTAGTCGCAGTCGCAGCACAATGCCGATGGAaggaaggagggagggagggagggagagtcaAAGCAGGTGCGAGGGGATGAACGAACACTTCTTTGAGCCTCGGCTTAGGGTCATATACTCATATGCGTCTGTCCATTAGAATTAGAATTCTAGGCGGCCattatttatcctttttttttcttttctaattattGTCTTAATCCGGTCGCTGACAtttaacatttaaaattttattttcctagtCATCTGACATCAGCCAATCAAGAAATTTCAACTCGACCTTACTATCTTATGGTTTGTAAATAGATCTTTGCTCAATATACTTTGAAAGTGAAAATGGAAAGTCGGAAATATATGATGCCCTTCATCGTAATACTCAAAGCTTAAATACTTGTGTCGAGACaaaatagggggaaaaaaaaaagggaaaggcttgAGAAAACTAAGTTCTGAATTTGATTGATCGTTTTTGAAGTATCTTATCACTTATtaacgaaaagggaaaaaatcaccaaaaatcataaactatgccaactgtgacacatttattttaaacttttttttttgcgacacaaaaaatttcaaacttttactcatgtgacacatttatcctaaacttttttcttgtgataccgaaaatcctaaacttatgcctatgtgacatatttaccctaaattatatttttgtgacataaaaaatcctaaatttgtatccGTACGactcatttacctcaaaatttaggataaatgtgtcatatgcctacaagtttgggatttttagtgttacaacaaaaaatttgagataaatatgtcaaATGGGCACAagtctatgatttttttatgttataaagaaaagtttaagttaaatgtgtcacagcgattataatttagaatttttagtaGTTTTTTTCCTAACCAAAAACCGAACGTGCGATTCGGCGGAACCATGTCTCGGGAGGAaacgagaagaaagaaaacggaGAGGGAGAGTAGGTGAGCGGGGGGGTATGTTTGGTAATTGGGAAGTGGTTTCTTAAAACATCGGAAGTGGAACGTGGTTGGTTTTTGGTCGCACTGGAGGGCCCGTGTCGTGTACCGAAGGGGGGACCGGAATCGAGTCAGAGCGATCACGAGGAAGAGCGCCCGTTGAAGACCGCAGGGTCCGTCTGGCAACAGGACAAAGGCCCCCCCGGGCCCATCCATGCGTCCTCGTCGTTCGCTCGAGGGCAAAACCGGTAAACTATGGACAAAGTTCTGTCGGAAAACTTAAGTCAATCGACCCGTGTCTTTGTCGGACGATGTACAAAAACTATGCTCGCATGTCCTAAAAAACCATTCTCGAGTTCATCGTTCATTGTCCGAGAATCGGACGGTGGAGCGGTCACGTCTGACCACGTCGCCGcgcactcttctctctctctttttctagaAGGCGTGCTCGGGGAAATCACTGCAAGACTCGAATTCTCGTGCGcaataagaaattcaagaaaaggaggaggaggaagaagaaatttcaATTCCGTCTGCGTGGTCCACCGAAGTTGATCGGCGACGGACTAAGTTAGAAAATAGGGGCATGACAAAATGGTCGTCTATGTAGCGCTGTACTTTTCAAGAACCTCCATGTCATATCGTATCGAATCGGACACTTTTCGATATTCAACTAATACGTGGTTGGCACTTTAGACACGCCAGCGATGTGCGAATCTAACATCCCGACCCGCTATTTTTGCATCCACgcgatcaattttaagcattttcaataaattatataTCAAAATGTACatctataaatatatatttcagTTATAAATCCAACCATccaaaatcaaggaaaaaaaagaactaatcGCAAAtctctaataaaaaaagaagacgatatgataatttatcatgtatatataaaattatacatttaatatacaatgtgtttCAACGTGTCTAAATTCTCTATTTCTTGAGAAATCACGTGTTAACATATCGTATCGTGCCGTGTCGCGTGTTAAGTGCCGCATTGATACTACGGAGATGGCAGCTTATTTAAAATACAAGCAAAGGCAACAATCATCCGCGAGTCGCATGCCTAAAAGCAGGTATATAATTCCCGACAATTACATACTTGATAAGGGAAAAAGGCTTTGGCGTGATCATCAATACCGTCCTGCCCCGTGAGGAGCGAATCATCTCATGACTCATCGATCCATTCATTTCGCAGCAGCCATCGGTCTTGATttcttatatttatttatttttcacgaatgaaaaattttaatatcttCGAAGAAAGGTTAGTACTTTAAAATGGTTCGTAACATTAACTTAATTGGCCTTATCTCGAGGTGTCCTCGGTAAAATCCTTACTTTAGTAGCGTGAGCGCTGTGGACGGTAATAGCCTCCTCTGCCGCCCCCGTTTGTCCGCTGTTTCTTGACTTCAGTTAATAATTTGTCCTCCGGAATTCCAAAGCGAAAATTACATTGTTCGGGTTACGGGAAATTATGGACAGAAATTGCATGCGATTCTAACGTccggttctaaatattttgaagaattttcgagtgtttcaaattaaaactaaaaataaactaCAGGTTTCGCAATTGAAATTTAAGGAATACGTTCattggaaatcctaaaacttgtaacgAAAGTGCggttgagtcataaaatttgcaaaaaatgtaatttaaGTCTTGCAACTTGCCAAATCgattcaatcgagtccttccgttaactccgtccaactttGCTAACAGAAAATGCTAACGTAACTTctctttaatattttatttctcataAGTAGCGATGAcgtgactaaaacgacgtcattcTAATCCAAATCTAattgtaatatatttttattcaaatttaattaaaaatttaaaaaaacacacaaaatgGATAAAAATAGCAACTAGAATCAGGCGACGAGGGCTGTCCCTCGCTGCCTGATTCTAGCTGctgcttcttccttcttctccttttattttgtatttttgcttattttttatcgagttcaaaagaaaaatatattaaaaatcaaattttgaccaaaataaagTCGTTTTAACCACATCTTGCCACGTAGGAggtataaaatttaaaaaaaagccacatTGACATTTTTCGTTAGCAAAGTTAGACAACAAAAAGgctcaattgcaccaatttgataagttttagaatttgattgtacttttttgcaagttttaatattcatttgtattttcgtgataagttttacaACTTCTAATGAAA
The genomic region above belongs to Rhodamnia argentea isolate NSW1041297 chromosome 6, ASM2092103v1, whole genome shotgun sequence and contains:
- the LOC115746035 gene encoding serine/threonine-protein kinase PCRK1, which gives rise to MKCFHFTNGERRDEEDGVVFSRASKVSWARSFSVASSTADTRRSEFDSDSRDFGDSLAFYELLTQRRANDLRVFSFADLKSATRGFSRALMIGEGGFGCVYRGVVPVPGGAPDGSDSRMDVAVKQLNRNGFQGHKEWINEVNFLGVVKHPNLVKLVGYCAEDDERGIQRLLVYEFMQNKSLEDHLLARVPSPLSWKVRLKIAQDAARGLAYLHEEMDFQLIFRDFKTSNILLDENFNAKLSDFGLARQGPAEGLSHVSTTVVGTIGYAAPEYVHTGRLTAKSDVWSFGVVLYELITGRRAVERNLPRSEQKLLDWVRPYVSDSKKFSLILDPRLEGQYCIKSAQKLASLANKCLMKQPKSRPKMSDVVEMLGDIINGLSPQGDVIPEPVGIEAEDVKGEAAKETQVVSGKQGNRKSRKVFDIREIVNLRNKSIGKLDWRNWTPGLVRTW